The following are from one region of the Zonotrichia leucophrys gambelii isolate GWCS_2022_RI chromosome 1A, RI_Zleu_2.0, whole genome shotgun sequence genome:
- the PHETA2 gene encoding sesquipedalian-2 codes for MKLNERSVAHYATCDSPADHTGFLRKRVERHHHHGTSYQRRWFVLKGNLLFYFEERESREPMGLVVLEGCTVELCEAAEEFAFAIRFDDAGARAYVLVADGQAAMEAWVKALSRASFDYMRLVVRELEKQLEEACKSLAACRKSPRRSSSGRKRHLSNPALQPLQEKPTTLENGCSTWSSGGCVAGGATSPDHDGGQTKPPPLPPRRRSAASSATGSPAPGLSPAMLESPVPPETICFSKLHNWYGQEIAVLRREWQERQKRGHP; via the coding sequence ATGAAGCTGAATGAGCGGAGCGTGGCCCACTACGCCACCTGCGACTCGCCGGCCGACCACACCGGCTTTCTGCGCAAGCGGGTGGAGCGGCACCACCACCATGGCACCTCCTACCAGCGCCGCTGGTTCGTCCTCAAGGGCAACCTCCTCTTCTACTTCGAGGAGCGGGAGAGCCGGGAGCCCATGGGGCTGGTGGTCCTGGAGGGCTGCACCGTGGAGCTGTGTGAGGCTGCTGAGGAGTTCGCATTTGCCATCCGCTTTGATGATGCTGGTGCCAGGGCCTATGTGCTGGTGGCTGACGGGCAGGCTGCCATGGAGGCCTGGGTGAAGGCACTCTCACGGGCCAGCTTCGACTACATGCGGCTGGTggtgagggagctggagaagcagctggaggaggccTGCAAGAGCTTGGCTGCTTGCCGTAAGTCTCCAAGGAGGTCCTCCTCTGGCAGGAAGAGGCATCTCTCCAACCCTGCCTTGCAGCCTCTCCAGGAGAAGCCCACCACCCTGGAAAATGGCTGCTCCACATGGAGTAGTGGTGGTTGTGTCGCTGGTGGAGCCACCTCCCCTGACCATGATGGGGGGCAAACAAAGCCCCCGCCCCTGCCTCCACGCCGGCGCTCGGCcgccagcagtgccacaggatCCCCAGCACCTGGCCTCTCACCAGCCATGCTGGagagcccagtgccaccagaaACCATCTGCTTCTCCAAGCTGCACAACTGGTATGGGCAGGAGATCGCAGTGCTGAGACGGGAGTGGCAGGAGAGGCAGAAGAGGGGACACCCGTGA
- the SMDT1 gene encoding essential MCU regulator, mitochondrial produces the protein MAAAAGRLLAATVARSGRAGWAGPGRAPALPLVPSRGATVTRSGAILPKPVKTPFGLLRVFSVVIPFLYVGTQISKNFAALLEEHDIFVPEDDDDDD, from the exons ATGGCAGCGGCAGCCGGGCGGCTCCTGGCGGCCACCGTGGCTCGCTCGGGGCGtgcgggctgggccgggcccggccgggccccggCCTTGCCGCTGGTGCCCTCCCGGGGTGCCACCGTCACCCGCAGCGGCGCCATTTTGCCCAAGCCGGTTAAG ACGCCCTTCGGCCTCCTCAGAGTGTTCAGCGTCGTGATCCCTTTCCTGTATGTTGGCACTCAGATCAGTAAGAACTTTGCAGCCTTACTTGAAGAACATGATATCTTTGTCCCAGAGGATGACGATGACGATGATTAA